From a region of the Cenarchaeum symbiont of Oopsacas minuta genome:
- a CDS encoding AAA-like domain-containing protein, translated as MTEQRFCYEVAATDFETLPDEKKMEAMAKYLGFLRTLRNRTLITMINEPLTVQMGNENVNLVRPRTFVTSPISLETNLNGFDHHVISDREFYPIKKEQHSVVSGKSYLELDNGAFAKCFTLYGLPSQLYPAWIYNVLGYSEMISIRLTPIPHDQAVTKMRRYVNILGATKLRSPDHAYRYEKGLATMDALARQVTQLFICECNALIQANTLEDLKIREKEFRVHSAATMTKWDATPTKQRDMLSHGWGKQLYIELGSLNIFYPFASSDLIETPGGICLGINMTTGAPIVWDHTTLDSYNVLILARVGKGKSVTAKTILTRLVEAHPDSMIFIVDPKGEYPASKWNLDEIDPESDVTMGMDPFHLFSNVGDTADIIADICDVAEDDAPTRNEILAAAENSNSVAELYEKLDSDGKGAKYVQRLMATDMQKIIRGDKEFGHRTVISLKNKPSSMVSILTVLAFAKAWKSIRMAEQSCPKILIVDEGWRLFKKKNTSRIIEEIARMGRAYHAIGIFITQEPNDITTNQYGRAFANNSGLKIILGLEPDAANLTQKVLGLSDREVELIVSFSRGQALLLTKGYRIRAQIRPSADELRLFNTDPTGGKI; from the coding sequence ATGACAGAACAAAGATTTTGCTATGAAGTTGCCGCGACGGATTTTGAAACTCTTCCAGATGAGAAAAAGATGGAGGCTATGGCAAAATATTTGGGATTTTTACGTACTCTTAGGAATAGAACTCTCATCACCATGATCAATGAACCTCTTACGGTTCAAATGGGTAATGAGAATGTAAATTTGGTTCGTCCTCGCACTTTTGTAACTAGTCCCATAAGTTTGGAGACCAATCTAAACGGGTTTGATCATCACGTGATATCGGATAGGGAATTTTATCCTATAAAGAAAGAACAACACTCGGTTGTTTCTGGTAAGTCTTATCTAGAGCTTGATAATGGTGCTTTTGCTAAATGCTTTACCCTGTATGGACTCCCATCCCAGCTGTATCCAGCTTGGATTTACAATGTTCTAGGATATTCTGAGATGATCTCCATTAGACTTACGCCAATTCCTCATGATCAGGCGGTTACAAAGATGCGTAGATATGTGAACATACTAGGTGCCACAAAACTTCGATCGCCAGATCATGCTTACAGATATGAAAAAGGTCTTGCCACCATGGATGCGTTAGCTAGGCAAGTAACACAGCTGTTCATATGTGAATGTAATGCGCTAATTCAAGCAAATACGCTTGAGGATCTAAAGATACGTGAAAAAGAATTCCGTGTCCACAGCGCAGCTACCATGACAAAATGGGATGCCACTCCAACAAAACAACGAGACATGTTATCCCATGGGTGGGGAAAGCAGCTTTACATAGAACTTGGATCTCTAAATATTTTCTACCCATTTGCATCATCTGATCTTATCGAAACACCTGGCGGCATCTGTTTAGGAATAAACATGACCACAGGCGCGCCTATAGTTTGGGATCATACTACGCTTGACAGTTATAACGTTTTGATACTTGCTAGGGTAGGTAAAGGCAAATCAGTTACTGCAAAAACCATACTAACTAGACTTGTAGAAGCTCATCCAGATTCAATGATTTTCATTGTAGACCCCAAGGGAGAATATCCAGCTAGTAAGTGGAATCTTGACGAGATAGATCCTGAAAGTGATGTAACTATGGGCATGGATCCATTTCATCTATTTAGTAACGTGGGCGATACGGCTGATATTATAGCCGACATATGTGATGTGGCCGAAGATGATGCCCCAACACGTAACGAGATACTTGCAGCTGCTGAGAATAGTAATAGCGTTGCTGAGCTTTATGAAAAGCTCGATTCTGATGGCAAGGGTGCAAAATATGTACAAAGATTGATGGCAACAGATATGCAAAAAATCATACGAGGTGACAAAGAATTTGGACATAGAACTGTAATCTCTTTAAAAAACAAACCATCGTCCATGGTTTCGATATTAACCGTACTAGCTTTTGCCAAGGCATGGAAGAGCATACGGATGGCCGAACAATCATGTCCAAAGATTCTCATTGTTGACGAGGGTTGGAGACTTTTTAAGAAAAAAAATACTTCACGCATAATAGAAGAGATTGCTAGAATGGGCAGGGCATATCATGCAATTGGAATATTCATCACACAGGAACCAAACGATATCACAACCAATCAATACGGACGTGCATTTGCAAATAATTCTGGACTAAAAATAATACTAGGGCTCGAACCTGATGCAGCAAATCTTACTCAAAAAGTACTAGGGTTATCCGATAGGGAAGTAGAGTTGATTGTTTCATTCAGTAGAGGTCAAGCATTATTACTTACCAAAGGATACAGAATACGCGCTCAGATAAGACCATCTGCAGATGAATTACGGCTTTTCAATACGGATCCAACAGGAGGTAAGATATAA